A genomic region of uncultured Roseibium sp. contains the following coding sequences:
- a CDS encoding formate dehydrogenase subunit gamma, whose product MKRLVLAVVVLLAFLSPALAQEQPQEPPQADRSATGGAQTLDDIMKRQRGEKVDYDFRRNATGDPDTAAGMSNQLGTLGGVSDPELWRALRFGSADITVSSGGKEATVLMQDGGMRWLEIRNGPLKTYGAYLLAGTLAFLALFYLLRGRIRIDGEKTGQTITRFKMIERFGHWLLAGSFVLLAVTGLIVLFGRVAIIPLLGKDAYAPIALASKWVHNNVSWAFMLGLVMIFVMWVVHNIPNKTDLKWIAVGGGLLKKGVHPPAKKFNFGQKMIFWGVIVLGVSISASGISLLFPFDFPMFAKTFEILNNLGLPQLVGLGTLPTELAPHEEMQYAQLWHTIVAFLMIAMILAHIYIGSVGMEGAYDAMGSGEVELQWAREHHGLWVKEVEEAQRKSEAPDKNAVPAE is encoded by the coding sequence ATGAAACGCTTGGTTTTGGCTGTTGTTGTTCTTCTGGCATTTCTGTCCCCGGCACTGGCCCAGGAACAGCCCCAGGAACCACCGCAGGCCGATCGGAGCGCGACCGGCGGCGCGCAGACGCTCGATGACATCATGAAGCGTCAGCGCGGCGAGAAGGTCGATTACGATTTCAGGCGCAATGCCACCGGGGACCCCGACACGGCAGCCGGCATGAGCAACCAGCTGGGAACGCTCGGTGGGGTGTCCGATCCCGAATTGTGGCGCGCCCTGCGTTTCGGGTCTGCCGATATCACGGTCTCGTCCGGCGGCAAGGAAGCCACTGTCCTGATGCAGGACGGCGGCATGCGCTGGCTTGAAATCCGCAACGGGCCATTGAAAACCTACGGCGCCTATCTGCTTGCCGGCACGCTTGCCTTTCTTGCCCTGTTCTACCTGCTTCGCGGCCGGATCCGGATCGACGGTGAGAAGACCGGGCAGACCATCACGCGTTTCAAGATGATCGAAAGGTTCGGGCACTGGCTGCTCGCAGGCAGCTTCGTATTGCTAGCCGTAACGGGTCTGATCGTCCTCTTCGGGCGGGTCGCCATCATCCCGCTGCTTGGAAAGGATGCCTATGCACCCATCGCGCTGGCGTCCAAATGGGTCCATAACAACGTGTCCTGGGCCTTCATGCTCGGCCTCGTGATGATTTTCGTCATGTGGGTGGTTCACAACATTCCGAACAAGACGGACCTGAAATGGATCGCGGTCGGGGGCGGCCTCTTGAAAAAAGGCGTGCACCCTCCGGCGAAGAAATTCAACTTCGGGCAGAAGATGATCTTCTGGGGCGTGATCGTTCTCGGTGTCTCGATTTCCGCCTCGGGTATCTCGCTGCTGTTCCCGTTCGATTTCCCGATGTTCGCCAAGACCTTCGAGATCCTGAACAATCTCGGTCTGCCGCAACTTGTCGGGCTCGGCACCCTGCCGACCGAGCTCGCGCCGCATGAGGAAATGCAATACGCCCAGCTCTGGCACACGATCGTCGCGTTTCTGATGATCGCCATGATCCTTGCTCACATCTACATCGGTTCGGTGGGCATGGAAGGCGCTTACGATGCCATGGGGTCCGGCGAGGTCGAGCTGCAGTGGGCGCGTGAGCACCACGGCCTGTGGGTCAAGGAAGTCGAAGAGGCGCAGCGCAAGTCCGAAGCGCCTGACAAAAACGCGGTTCCTGCTGAGTAG
- the fdh3B gene encoding formate dehydrogenase FDH3 subunit beta: MAARAKFLCDAERCIECNACVTACKNENEVPWGINRRRVVTINDGSPGERSISVACMHCSDAPCMAVCPVDCFYQNEEGVVLHSKDLCIGCGYCFYACPFGAPQFPQAGNFGSRGKMDKCTFCAGGPEENNSTAERAKYGANRIAEGKLPLCAEMCSTKALLAGDGDVVSAIYRERVVARGFGSGAWGWGSAYGQRGG; this comes from the coding sequence ATGGCTGCAAGAGCAAAATTCCTTTGTGACGCTGAGCGATGCATTGAGTGCAATGCCTGTGTCACGGCTTGCAAAAACGAAAATGAAGTGCCGTGGGGGATCAATCGCCGCCGGGTCGTGACCATCAATGATGGCAGTCCGGGTGAACGGTCGATCTCCGTGGCTTGCATGCACTGTTCGGACGCACCCTGCATGGCGGTGTGCCCGGTCGATTGTTTCTACCAGAACGAAGAAGGTGTGGTTCTTCACTCGAAGGACCTGTGCATTGGCTGCGGCTACTGCTTCTACGCCTGTCCGTTCGGCGCCCCGCAGTTCCCGCAGGCCGGGAACTTCGGATCGCGCGGCAAGATGGACAAGTGCACCTTCTGTGCAGGTGGTCCGGAAGAAAACAACTCGACCGCCGAACGCGCGAAATACGGTGCCAACCGTATCGCGGAAGGCAAGCTGCCGCTTTGTGCGGAAATGTGCTCCACCAAGGCCCTGCTTGCCGGTGATGGCGACGTCGTGTCGGCTATCTACCGCGAGCGTGTGGTTGCCCGTGGCTTCGGCTCCGGCGCTTGGGGCTGGGGCTCCGCCTACGGTCAAAGAGGCGGGTAA
- a CDS encoding formate dehydrogenase subunit alpha — MLRKKTNGVARRPQGASILRDAAHKSVDRRTFLKGSGVAAGGLAAITATGGTVTQAQAQSSDEAVNLVKSVCTHCSVGCTVIAEVKNGVWTGQEPGWDSPFNLGAHCAKGAAVREHAHGERRLKYPMKKEGGEWKRVSWDEAINAIGDQMMQIREESGPDSVYWLGSAKHNNEQAYLFRKFAAYWGTNNVDHQARICHSTTVAGVANTWGYGAMTNSYNDIHNSKAIFIIGGNPAEAHPVSLLHVLRAKEQNNAPVIVCDPRFTRTAAHADEYVRFRPGSDVALIWGILWHIFDNGWEDKEFIRTRVWGMDQIREEVAKWTPDEVERVTGTPESQLKRVARTLANNRPGTVIWCMGGTQHTNGNNNTRAYCVLQLALGNMGTTGGGTNIFRGHDNVQGATDLGVLSHTLPGYYGLSAGAWGHWARVWDEDPDWLKAQFATVKGADGKEKSLQQLTGIPVSRWIDGVLEDPANTDQPNAVRAMVLWGHAPNSQTRMTEMKTAMEKLDMLVVIDPYPTVSAVLHDRTDGVYLLPACTQFETRGSVTASNRSLQWRDKVVEPLFESLPDEVIMAKFANKFGWGDRLFRNIEMDDPETPNVESITREFNSGLWTIGYTGQSPERIKSHMANQHTFDRTTLQAVGGPNDGEYYGMPWPCWGTADMKHPGTPNLYDMSKPVAEGGLCFRARFGVERDGDNLLADGVSNPGSEIQDGYPEFTMQMLMDLGWDGDLTDEERASIEAVAGPKTNWKTDLSGGIQRVAIKHGCAPFGNAKARAVVWTFPDPVPLHREPLYTNRRDLVADYPTYEDRKFYRLPTLYASIQKQDFSKDYPIILTSGRLVEYEGGGDETRSNPWLAELQQDMFVEINPRDANNLGVRDGAQVWVEGPEGGKVKVMAMVTERVGEGVAFMPFHFGGHYQGEDLRSKYPKGADPYVLGESCNTAQTYGYDSVTQMQETKATLCKISAA; from the coding sequence ATGCTTAGGAAAAAGACCAATGGGGTTGCGCGACGCCCCCAGGGTGCAAGTATCCTTAGAGACGCTGCACACAAATCGGTAGACCGCCGGACATTCCTGAAGGGATCCGGTGTTGCCGCAGGCGGCCTGGCCGCCATCACCGCAACAGGCGGTACCGTTACACAGGCACAGGCCCAGTCTTCGGACGAAGCCGTCAATCTCGTAAAATCCGTCTGCACACACTGCTCCGTCGGCTGCACCGTCATCGCCGAAGTGAAGAACGGCGTGTGGACCGGCCAGGAGCCGGGATGGGACAGCCCGTTCAACCTCGGTGCGCATTGCGCCAAGGGCGCTGCGGTCCGCGAGCACGCACATGGCGAGCGCCGGCTGAAGTACCCGATGAAAAAGGAAGGCGGCGAATGGAAGCGTGTCAGCTGGGACGAGGCGATCAACGCCATCGGCGACCAGATGATGCAGATCCGCGAGGAAAGCGGACCGGACAGCGTCTACTGGCTCGGCTCGGCAAAGCACAACAACGAGCAGGCCTACCTGTTCCGCAAGTTCGCAGCCTACTGGGGTACGAACAACGTTGATCACCAGGCCCGTATCTGCCACTCGACGACGGTTGCCGGCGTAGCCAATACATGGGGCTACGGCGCCATGACCAACAGCTACAACGACATCCACAATTCCAAGGCCATCTTCATCATCGGCGGCAATCCGGCTGAAGCTCACCCGGTTTCCCTGCTGCACGTGCTGCGCGCCAAGGAACAGAACAACGCTCCGGTGATCGTGTGCGATCCGCGCTTCACGCGCACCGCTGCCCATGCCGATGAATATGTGCGCTTCCGTCCGGGTTCGGACGTTGCCCTGATCTGGGGTATTCTCTGGCACATCTTCGACAATGGCTGGGAAGACAAGGAGTTCATCCGCACCCGTGTCTGGGGCATGGACCAGATCCGTGAAGAAGTCGCCAAGTGGACGCCTGATGAAGTCGAGCGTGTTACCGGCACACCGGAAAGCCAGCTGAAGCGCGTCGCGCGGACGCTCGCCAACAACCGTCCGGGCACCGTGATCTGGTGCATGGGCGGAACCCAGCACACCAACGGCAACAACAACACGCGTGCCTATTGCGTGCTGCAGCTTGCCCTCGGCAACATGGGCACCACCGGTGGCGGAACCAACATCTTCCGCGGCCACGACAACGTTCAGGGCGCGACCGATCTCGGCGTACTCAGCCACACTCTGCCGGGCTATTACGGCCTGAGCGCAGGTGCCTGGGGCCACTGGGCACGCGTCTGGGACGAGGATCCGGACTGGCTGAAAGCACAGTTTGCGACCGTGAAAGGCGCAGACGGCAAGGAGAAGAGCCTCCAGCAACTTACCGGTATTCCGGTCAGCCGCTGGATTGACGGTGTGCTGGAAGATCCGGCGAACACCGATCAGCCGAATGCGGTCCGTGCGATGGTTCTCTGGGGCCACGCCCCGAACTCGCAGACCCGCATGACGGAAATGAAGACCGCGATGGAAAAGCTGGATATGCTGGTCGTGATCGACCCCTATCCGACTGTTTCCGCCGTGCTTCATGACCGGACCGACGGCGTCTACCTGTTGCCGGCCTGTACGCAGTTCGAGACCCGCGGGTCCGTGACCGCGTCGAACCGCTCGCTGCAGTGGCGAGACAAGGTGGTCGAGCCGCTGTTCGAAAGCCTTCCGGACGAAGTCATCATGGCCAAGTTCGCGAACAAGTTCGGCTGGGGCGACAGGCTGTTCCGCAACATCGAAATGGACGATCCGGAAACACCGAACGTGGAAAGCATCACCCGCGAGTTCAACAGCGGGCTGTGGACGATCGGTTACACCGGGCAGTCGCCGGAGCGCATCAAGTCGCACATGGCAAACCAGCATACGTTCGACCGCACGACGCTTCAGGCTGTCGGTGGACCGAATGACGGCGAATACTACGGTATGCCGTGGCCCTGCTGGGGCACCGCCGACATGAAGCACCCGGGCACGCCGAACCTTTACGACATGTCCAAGCCTGTCGCTGAAGGCGGTCTGTGTTTCCGCGCACGCTTCGGCGTCGAGCGGGACGGCGACAACCTGCTTGCCGACGGTGTTTCGAACCCCGGTTCGGAAATCCAGGACGGATATCCCGAGTTCACGATGCAGATGCTCATGGACCTTGGATGGGATGGCGACCTGACCGACGAGGAACGTGCGTCGATCGAAGCGGTCGCAGGACCGAAGACGAACTGGAAGACCGACCTTTCCGGCGGCATCCAGCGCGTTGCGATCAAGCATGGCTGTGCACCCTTCGGTAACGCGAAGGCCCGCGCTGTCGTCTGGACGTTCCCGGATCCGGTGCCGCTGCACCGCGAGCCGCTCTACACCAACCGCCGCGATCTGGTGGCAGACTATCCGACCTACGAGGACCGGAAGTTCTACCGCCTACCGACGCTCTATGCCTCTATCCAGAAGCAGGACTTCTCGAAGGATTATCCAATCATCCTGACGTCCGGCCGCCTGGTGGAATACGAGGGTGGTGGTGACGAGACCCGGTCCAACCCGTGGCTTGCCGAACTTCAGCAGGACATGTTCGTTGAGATCAATCCTCGTGATGCCAACAACCTGGGTGTGCGCGACGGTGCGCAGGTCTGGGTCGAAGGCCCCGAAGGCGGAAAGGTGAAAGTCATGGCAATGGTGACCGAACGGGTCGGAGAAGGCGTCGCCTTCATGCCGTTCCACTTCGGTGGTCATTACCAGGGCGAGGATCTCAGGTCGAAGTATCCGAAAGGTGCTGACCCCTATGTCCTCGGCGAAAGCTGTAACACCGCCCAGACGTATGGCTACGACTCAGTGACCCAGATGCAGGAGACGAAAGCGACTCTCTGCAAGATCTCGGCCGCGTAA
- a CDS encoding twin-arginine translocation pathway signal protein, with translation MKKPDQAVPHEGSGRRDFLKLAALSAPVAVAATAVSGTAQAAEVDLTSEKMQDTAHTRAYFDSARF, from the coding sequence ATGAAAAAGCCCGATCAAGCGGTGCCCCACGAGGGTTCTGGCCGCCGGGACTTCCTGAAACTGGCCGCCCTGTCGGCCCCTGTAGCCGTGGCCGCGACAGCGGTTTCCGGTACCGCTCAAGCAGCGGAAGTGGATCTCACATCCGAGAAAATGCAGGACACAGCGCACACACGCGCCTACTTCGACAGCGCCCGGTTCTGA
- a CDS encoding molecular chaperone TorD family protein, whose translation MSAAVTEYVIDPEDQARSELYDFIGLLLVKPADASLLKQVSGLTTDETTLGNALGVLAKVASVTSAETAEREFNALFVGLGRGELLPYASHYLTGFLNEKPLANLRADMARRGIGRADGTHEPEDNIASLMEMMAGMIVGRFGKVTSVAEQKQFFQDHVEPWAIHFFADLEASKTSVFYGAVGALGRQFMEIEAEAFGMLPN comes from the coding sequence ATGTCCGCAGCGGTCACGGAATATGTCATCGATCCTGAAGATCAGGCTCGATCAGAACTCTATGATTTTATTGGACTGTTGCTGGTCAAGCCGGCAGACGCCTCCCTATTGAAGCAAGTCTCGGGACTTACAACTGACGAAACCACGCTGGGCAACGCGCTGGGCGTTCTGGCCAAGGTCGCCTCGGTGACATCGGCCGAAACCGCAGAACGCGAGTTCAATGCCCTTTTCGTCGGGCTCGGGCGCGGTGAACTTCTTCCCTATGCAAGTCACTATCTCACCGGTTTCCTGAATGAAAAGCCCCTGGCCAACCTGCGCGCCGACATGGCAAGGCGCGGGATCGGACGCGCCGACGGCACTCACGAACCGGAAGACAATATCGCCTCGCTCATGGAAATGATGGCGGGCATGATCGTCGGCCGCTTCGGCAAGGTCACATCGGTGGCGGAGCAGAAACAGTTCTTCCAGGATCATGTCGAGCCCTGGGCAATACACTTTTTCGCAGATCTTGAAGCATCGAAAACCTCCGTCTTCTACGGGGCTGTCGGTGCTTTGGGGCGGCAGTTTATGGAGATAGAGGCCGAGGCCTTCGGTATGCTGCCGAATTGA
- a CDS encoding DUF3306 domain-containing protein → MSGGGQDETGGDFWSRRKAAVRQAEEAEQVKEQAAQAAEERAALEEKSDDDILEELGLSDPETLTKEDDFSGFLSAAVPERIRRRALRRLWGLNPVLANLDGLVDYAEDYTDAATVVDNLQTVYKIGKGMLEQFEEADDDAEAVPELNPDKSSEEENISKENEVGEENAAAHNDYVESEEASVQLTQADNILQSQEKQENQAESQESEAEKVEFDFPATRRRLRFDYT, encoded by the coding sequence ATGAGCGGCGGCGGTCAAGACGAGACCGGCGGTGATTTCTGGTCGCGCCGGAAGGCCGCGGTCCGCCAGGCGGAAGAAGCCGAGCAGGTGAAGGAGCAGGCCGCGCAGGCGGCAGAAGAACGGGCGGCGCTGGAAGAAAAGAGCGATGACGACATCCTGGAGGAACTCGGTCTGTCCGATCCGGAGACCTTGACCAAAGAAGACGACTTCTCCGGGTTCCTGTCCGCAGCCGTGCCGGAACGGATCCGGCGGCGTGCGCTCCGCCGGCTCTGGGGCCTCAATCCGGTGCTCGCGAATCTCGACGGGCTCGTCGACTATGCGGAGGATTATACGGACGCAGCGACCGTCGTGGACAATCTGCAGACCGTCTACAAGATCGGAAAGGGCATGCTGGAGCAATTCGAGGAGGCTGACGACGATGCCGAGGCAGTGCCAGAGTTGAATCCGGACAAATCGTCCGAAGAAGAAAATATTTCAAAAGAAAATGAAGTCGGCGAAGAAAATGCTGCGGCGCACAATGATTATGTTGAAAGTGAAGAAGCATCTGTGCAATTGACGCAAGCAGACAATATCCTGCAGTCTCAAGAAAAGCAGGAGAACCAAGCGGAATCGCAAGAATCGGAAGCCGAAAAAGTTGAATTCGACTTTCCGGCAACGAGACGGCGCTTGCGGTTCGACTACACTTGA
- a CDS encoding DUF3305 domain-containing protein, protein MTVERTRSMPVGVVVRRLPGVTRWQKWSWRPVSLLPGAKAADWEVMRQEGDAVEYHAATLNLELYRTDTEAYLTALSDRVPSIYVIMRPADEVDRDVPMDVMLLTASAYEGQDYADTSDVMVEKVPMPPGLIAWIRDFVELHHEDEIFIKRKRDKKRIDLKEDGIGDARIRQISDVYRAPGRKPKDTLQ, encoded by the coding sequence GTGACAGTTGAAAGAACGCGTTCGATGCCGGTCGGCGTCGTCGTCAGAAGATTGCCTGGCGTGACCAGGTGGCAGAAATGGAGCTGGCGACCGGTCTCCCTGTTGCCGGGAGCGAAAGCCGCCGACTGGGAAGTGATGCGGCAGGAAGGCGATGCTGTGGAGTATCACGCGGCGACGCTGAACCTGGAACTGTATCGGACGGATACCGAAGCCTATCTCACCGCGCTTTCTGACAGGGTCCCGTCCATTTACGTGATCATGCGCCCCGCCGACGAGGTGGACCGCGACGTGCCCATGGACGTCATGCTGCTCACGGCATCCGCCTACGAAGGGCAAGACTATGCCGACACGAGCGACGTCATGGTGGAAAAGGTACCGATGCCCCCGGGACTGATTGCCTGGATCCGCGATTTCGTCGAACTGCATCACGAGGACGAGATCTTCATCAAGCGCAAGCGTGACAAGAAGCGGATCGACCTGAAAGAAGACGGGATCGGCGATGCCCGCATCCGGCAGATCAGCGACGTCTACCGCGCTCCCGGCCGCAAGCCGAAGGATACCCTGCAATGA
- a CDS encoding 4Fe-4S binding protein — MTDLKLLLCDCRKSQAIDAERLEEASSVSCSRVYSELCRAEAGIAEDAIRSGNVMIACGQEQSIFEEIAADIEADEPLFVDLRDRAGWNDGSGDAGAKMAALIADALLPHPGEKVVDVSSAGTCIILGDTEDASEAADLLCETLSVTVLLAPDAELPVSDDRRYDIVRGRLKGATGALGDFKLSFDALQERIPGGRGAFNWTEPRDGGRTGCDIIVDLRRGAQPLFPSPEKREGYLRADPGNAALRTKVLMDASQLIGTFEKPIYIKLNEELCAHSRAQKPGCSRCLNLCPTGAITPAGDHVAVDPMTCAGCGSCSAVCPSGAISYDAPPVDHVFKRIQTLASTWRKLGTGAPRLLVHDTTHGLDMIRLSARYGKGLPSDVIPLEIAALAGFGHAEMLAALASGFKSATLLLSPGTEKDGLPFQTELTATLAGDDRISLIEPADPDQLDDLLRLETPDALPVQPILPVGSRRQVTRLAAKALNSGDEPITLPAGAPYGALDIKLDSCTLCLSCVSLCPSGALKENPDKPQLRFQEDACLQCGICTNICPESALSLDPRLNLADEALTPIVLKEEEPFECIECGKPFGVRSMVERMTEKLAGKHGMFKDNKAASLIQMCDDCRVNAVYHSENNPFAMGERPKVRTTDDYISKRRDH, encoded by the coding sequence ATGACAGATTTGAAGCTTCTGCTGTGCGATTGCCGCAAGAGCCAGGCGATCGACGCGGAACGGTTGGAGGAGGCGTCCAGCGTTTCCTGTTCCAGGGTCTACTCTGAACTCTGCAGGGCCGAGGCAGGCATTGCCGAAGACGCGATCCGCTCGGGCAATGTGATGATCGCCTGCGGGCAGGAACAAAGCATCTTTGAGGAAATCGCTGCGGACATCGAGGCCGACGAACCGCTGTTCGTCGATCTGCGTGACCGCGCCGGATGGAACGACGGCAGCGGTGATGCAGGCGCAAAGATGGCGGCGCTGATTGCCGACGCGCTCCTGCCGCATCCGGGTGAAAAGGTCGTTGATGTTTCTTCAGCCGGAACATGCATCATTCTCGGCGATACGGAGGATGCGAGCGAAGCGGCAGACCTGTTGTGCGAGACCTTGAGCGTCACCGTGCTGCTTGCTCCCGACGCGGAACTGCCTGTCTCCGACGACCGGCGCTACGACATTGTCCGCGGACGCCTGAAGGGCGCGACCGGCGCACTTGGCGACTTCAAACTCTCCTTCGATGCCCTCCAGGAACGCATTCCCGGGGGCCGCGGTGCCTTCAACTGGACGGAGCCCCGCGATGGCGGCCGGACCGGCTGCGACATCATCGTCGATCTGCGCCGGGGAGCCCAGCCGCTGTTCCCTTCCCCTGAAAAGCGCGAAGGTTATCTGCGCGCGGATCCCGGCAACGCGGCATTGCGCACCAAGGTGCTCATGGATGCCTCGCAGCTGATCGGAACCTTTGAAAAGCCCATCTACATCAAGCTGAACGAAGAGCTCTGTGCGCATTCGCGCGCGCAGAAGCCCGGATGCTCTCGCTGCCTGAACCTGTGCCCGACGGGCGCAATCACGCCTGCCGGCGATCATGTCGCTGTGGACCCCATGACCTGCGCCGGGTGCGGCAGCTGTTCGGCCGTTTGTCCCTCCGGGGCGATCTCCTACGACGCGCCACCGGTGGACCATGTGTTCAAGCGCATTCAGACGCTGGCGTCGACATGGCGGAAACTCGGGACGGGTGCACCGCGCCTGCTGGTTCACGACACAACCCACGGGCTCGACATGATCCGGCTGAGCGCGCGTTACGGCAAGGGTCTTCCGAGCGACGTCATTCCGCTCGAGATCGCAGCATTGGCGGGCTTCGGCCATGCCGAAATGCTGGCGGCCCTGGCCAGCGGTTTCAAGTCCGCGACGCTGCTGCTGTCGCCAGGTACCGAAAAGGACGGACTTCCCTTTCAGACCGAACTGACCGCGACACTCGCCGGTGATGACCGGATCAGCCTGATTGAGCCGGCGGATCCGGATCAGCTCGACGACCTGCTGCGCCTTGAGACGCCTGACGCCCTTCCCGTGCAGCCCATCCTGCCCGTTGGCTCGCGCAGGCAGGTCACGCGGCTCGCCGCAAAGGCGCTGAATTCCGGCGACGAACCGATCACGCTTCCAGCTGGCGCGCCCTACGGCGCCCTCGACATCAAGCTGGACAGTTGCACGCTCTGCCTGTCCTGCGTCTCGCTATGCCCCTCTGGCGCATTGAAAGAGAACCCGGACAAGCCGCAGCTCCGCTTTCAGGAGGATGCGTGTCTTCAATGCGGCATCTGCACCAACATCTGCCCGGAGAGCGCGCTGTCGCTGGACCCGCGCCTGAACCTTGCCGACGAAGCCCTGACGCCGATCGTTCTCAAGGAAGAAGAGCCTTTTGAATGCATCGAATGCGGCAAGCCTTTCGGCGTGCGCTCGATGGTCGAACGCATGACCGAGAAGCTCGCCGGCAAGCACGGCATGTTCAAGGACAACAAGGCCGCGTCACTCATCCAGATGTGCGACGACTGCCGCGTCAACGCGGTCTACCACTCGGAAAACAACCCCTTCGCCATGGGAGAACGTCCGAAGGTACGCACCACCGACGATTATATCAGCAAGCGGCGCGACCATTGA
- a CDS encoding DUF6494 family protein, with the protein MSDEFNMSMRKFLKQVGVTSQQAIEEAVRKAGASEGRKYKVKAVVTIEEIGLEHEVIGEIEG; encoded by the coding sequence ATGAGCGACGAATTCAACATGTCCATGCGCAAGTTCCTGAAACAGGTCGGCGTGACATCCCAGCAGGCGATCGAGGAAGCGGTCAGGAAGGCCGGTGCCTCGGAGGGCAGGAAATACAAGGTCAAGGCAGTCGTGACGATTGAGGAAATCGGCCTTGAGCATGAGGTTATCGGCGAGATCGAGGGGTAA
- a CDS encoding Mrp/NBP35 family ATP-binding protein → MSLTRETVLNSLKSVKDPATGDDIVAMGMVRALQIGEGTIRFVMEIDASRMNEMEALKSEAESCLSQLDGAGNVQIIMTAHSEKAAEPAKPAKPSEPTPIKPRPAPPGTSGPQRVPGIDRVVAVASGKGGVGKSTVAANLACALAAEGRKVGLLDADVYGPSQPKMLGISGRPTSPDGQMILPLRNHGVTLISIGLMTSGDQAVVWRGPMLMGALQQMMSQVQWGALDILIVDLPPGTGDVQMTLSQKFIVDGAIIVSTPQDVALLDARKGIDMFQQMQVPIIGMIENMSTHICSKCGHEEHVFGHGGVAAEAEKLGVPLLAEVPLHLNIRLAGDGGTPIAVENPDAPEAAVFRKLAKTLVAEGQA, encoded by the coding sequence GTGTCACTGACGCGGGAAACGGTTCTAAATTCACTCAAGTCCGTCAAGGATCCGGCAACCGGTGACGACATCGTCGCCATGGGCATGGTGCGCGCGCTTCAGATCGGCGAAGGCACCATCCGCTTCGTTATGGAAATCGACGCCAGCCGCATGAACGAGATGGAAGCCCTGAAGAGCGAGGCCGAATCATGCCTCTCGCAGCTCGACGGGGCCGGAAACGTCCAGATCATCATGACGGCTCATTCGGAAAAGGCAGCCGAGCCGGCCAAACCGGCCAAGCCGAGCGAACCCACGCCGATCAAACCCCGTCCCGCGCCCCCTGGAACCTCCGGACCGCAGCGGGTCCCCGGGATCGACAGGGTCGTTGCCGTTGCCTCGGGCAAGGGCGGCGTCGGCAAATCGACGGTCGCGGCCAACCTTGCCTGCGCGCTCGCAGCGGAGGGCCGCAAGGTCGGTCTGCTTGACGCGGATGTCTACGGCCCGTCGCAACCGAAAATGCTCGGCATCTCCGGACGCCCGACATCGCCGGACGGCCAGATGATCCTGCCGCTGCGCAACCATGGCGTCACGCTGATCTCCATCGGACTGATGACCTCCGGAGACCAGGCTGTTGTCTGGCGCGGTCCGATGCTGATGGGCGCACTGCAGCAGATGATGAGCCAGGTGCAGTGGGGCGCGCTCGACATTCTCATCGTCGACCTGCCGCCTGGAACCGGCGACGTCCAGATGACGCTGTCGCAGAAATTCATCGTCGACGGCGCGATCATCGTGTCGACGCCACAGGATGTTGCGCTTCTCGACGCCCGCAAGGGCATCGACATGTTCCAGCAGATGCAGGTTCCGATTATCGGAATGATCGAAAACATGTCGACGCATATCTGTTCCAAATGCGGCCACGAGGAGCATGTCTTCGGCCATGGCGGCGTCGCCGCGGAAGCGGAAAAGCTGGGTGTACCGCTTCTTGCGGAAGTCCCGCTGCATCTGAACATCCGCCTGGCCGGCGACGGCGGCACGCCGATCGCGGTTGAAAACCCGGACGCGCCCGAGGCGGCCGTGTTCAGAAAACTCGCAAAAACACTTGTTGCGGAGGGGCAGGCGTGA